The following are from one region of the Synechococcus sp. CBW1108 genome:
- the istA gene encoding IS21 family transposase, which translates to MLETLVPMRRDQVMPAPLTSHQRNLFMTKRRGGSSQEAAAAAAGISVRSARRIECNQLQPRANQPRGRTRPDPLVGVWEEELVPLLQRSPALTPITLLEHLQQQKPDVDWIPLQRTLQRRVREWKALHGPAPEVIFPLSYEPGEIAFCDFTQLKGVEVTIAGQVFPHLLFHYRLAWSGWSYAQVVQGGESFAALSEGLQNALAACGGVPGELRTDRLSAACRNRNGSFSSDITRRYHALCSHYSLAYSRNNLGVAHENGRVESPHGHLKRRIEQALLLRGSSDFESLAEYQAFLAAVIDQYNRPRLIRLEQEQAALRPLPRFRFADYDIEQLTVRRTSTIEVRRVVYSVPPRLTVRIFHDRLQLLLGRQIACELERRHGGVERHGRAWSIDLEHLIDALRRKPRALLHCSYQRELFPDERWWQLWQQLRNGGDRDAAARLMVEALYVGCRLAGYEPVLGWLEKAHQRQGLSLAALQQRFRLPPHRPHPPQRIPQHSLQSYDDLLALHPAAPGGGSRPADPAATAAVGMDPLPLAEHRLAG; encoded by the coding sequence GTGCTGGAGACCCTGGTGCCGATGCGCAGGGACCAGGTGATGCCGGCACCACTGACAAGCCACCAACGCAATCTGTTCATGACGAAACGACGAGGCGGCAGCAGCCAGGAGGCTGCTGCCGCGGCGGCGGGCATCTCAGTGCGCAGTGCTCGCCGGATTGAATGCAATCAGCTGCAGCCGCGGGCGAACCAGCCCCGTGGCCGCACCCGCCCCGATCCGCTGGTAGGGGTATGGGAGGAGGAGCTGGTGCCGTTGCTGCAGCGCTCACCCGCGCTGACGCCGATCACGCTCCTGGAGCATCTGCAGCAGCAGAAACCTGATGTGGACTGGATTCCGCTACAGCGCACCCTGCAGCGCCGGGTGCGGGAGTGGAAGGCACTGCACGGCCCGGCGCCGGAGGTGATCTTCCCTTTGAGCTATGAGCCTGGCGAAATTGCCTTCTGTGACTTCACCCAGCTCAAGGGGGTGGAGGTGACGATCGCCGGCCAGGTGTTCCCCCATCTGCTGTTCCACTACCGCCTGGCCTGGAGCGGCTGGAGCTATGCGCAGGTGGTCCAGGGCGGCGAGAGTTTTGCAGCCCTCTCCGAGGGTCTGCAGAACGCTCTGGCTGCCTGCGGCGGGGTGCCAGGTGAACTGCGCACCGACCGGTTATCAGCAGCGTGCCGTAACCGCAACGGCAGTTTCAGCTCCGACATCACCCGCCGTTATCACGCCCTCTGCAGCCACTACAGCCTGGCCTACAGCCGCAACAACCTGGGGGTGGCGCATGAGAACGGCCGTGTGGAGAGTCCCCATGGCCATCTCAAGCGGCGGATCGAGCAGGCGTTGCTGCTGCGCGGCAGCAGTGATTTCGAGTCGCTGGCTGAATACCAGGCTTTTCTGGCCGCGGTGATTGACCAGTACAACAGGCCGCGCCTGATCCGGCTGGAGCAGGAGCAGGCGGCGCTGCGGCCACTACCGCGGTTTCGTTTTGCCGACTACGACATTGAACAGCTCACGGTGCGGCGCACCAGCACGATCGAGGTACGCAGAGTCGTGTATTCGGTGCCGCCGCGGCTGACGGTGCGGATCTTCCACGACCGGCTGCAGCTGCTTCTGGGCCGGCAGATCGCCTGCGAACTGGAGCGGCGCCACGGCGGTGTCGAGCGTCATGGGCGGGCGTGGAGCATCGATCTGGAGCACCTGATCGATGCGCTCAGGCGAAAACCCCGGGCATTGCTGCACTGCAGTTACCAGCGGGAGCTGTTCCCCGATGAGCGCTGGTGGCAGCTGTGGCAGCAGCTGCGCAATGGCGGTGACCGTGACGCCGCCGCCCGATTGATGGTCGAGGCGCTGTATGTGGGCTGCCGCCTGGCGGGCTACGAGCCAGTGCTGGGTTGGCTCGAGAAGGCCCATCAACGGCAAGGGCTGTCGCTGGCGGCGCTGCAGCAACGCTTCCGGCTGCCGCCCCATCGCCCCCACCCACCGCAACGCATTCCCCAACACAGCCTGCAGAGCTATGACGACCTCCTTGCCCTCCATCCCGCGGCCCCAGGCGGCGGAAGCCGCCCTGCCGATCCTGCTGCGACAGCTGCGGTTGGCATGGATCCGCTGCCACTGGCAGAGCATCGCCTCGCAGGCTGA
- a CDS encoding transposase, with protein sequence MEGTTAGALIPEIVRRGFQDLLEAEVSALTGAQLHERCPDQRSTHRNGYRQRLLTTQVGDISLADPPGSPGELPPEAPTDPYVTLSRHTAPVIQPLPAHRANGQTGQGAVGQSASGAHGCGDAYAAVVGASAAARRSAPDLGS encoded by the coding sequence ATGGAGGGCACCACCGCTGGCGCCCTGATCCCTGAAATCGTGCGCCGGGGCTTCCAGGATCTGCTGGAAGCCGAGGTTTCAGCCCTTACCGGCGCTCAACTCCATGAGCGCTGTCCTGATCAGCGGTCCACCCACCGCAACGGCTACCGCCAGCGGCTGCTCACCACCCAGGTAGGCGACATCAGCCTGGCCGACCCGCCGGGTAGCCCCGGGGAACTTCCCCCCGAGGCCCCCACAGATCCGTACGTGACACTCTCGCGTCATACGGCTCCTGTCATCCAGCCACTGCCCGCTCACCGTGCCAATGGGCAAACAGGCCAGGGCGCTGTTGGCCAATCCGCGTCAGGAGCTCACGGCTGCGGCGATGCTTACGCCGCAGTCGTTGGTGCTTCTGCCGCAGCCAGGCGCTCAGCTCCTGATTTAGGTAGCTGA